A stretch of the Nothobranchius furzeri strain GRZ-AD chromosome 5, NfurGRZ-RIMD1, whole genome shotgun sequence genome encodes the following:
- the rcvrna gene encoding recoverin a, translated as MGNTKSSALSKELLEELKSNTKYSEAELCTWYQSFLKECPSGKISKEQFEGIYASFFPGADPSAYARHVFRSFDTNADGTLDFKEYIVALHLTSGGKTLQKLEWAFALYDVDGNGTISKSEIQEIVRSIFNMIPAEDQKKLPEDENTPEKRAEKIWAFFGKKENDKITEGEFIQGVMDNKDILRLIQYDEPQRIKDKLKEKKQ; from the exons ATGGGAAACACAAAGAGCAGCGCTTTGTCAAAGGAACTCCTGGAGGAGCTGAAATCTAACACCAAATACAGCGAGGCTGAGCTCTGCACATGGTACCAGTCCTTCCTGAAGGAGTGTCCCAGTGGGAAGATCAGCAAGGAGCAGTTTGAAGGCATCTATGCCAGCTTTTTTCCAGGAGCGGACCCCTCTGCGTACGCACGGCATGTCTTCAGGAGTTTTGACACCAACGCAGACGGCACACTGGACTTTAAGGAGTACATTGTTGCTCTTCATCTCACTTCCGGAGGAAAGACTCTGCAGAAGCTAGAGTGGGCCTTCGCCTTGTATGATGTAGACGGCAACGGGACCATCAGTAAAAGCGAGATCCAAGAGATCGTCAGG TCAATATTCAACATGATCCCTGCTGAGGACCAGAAGAAACTTCCTGAAGATGAAAACACTCCggaaaagagggctgaaaaaatcTGGGCATTTTTCGGAAAAAAGGAAAATG ATAAAATAACAGAAGGAGAATTCATTCAGGGAGTGATGGACAACAAGGACATCCTACGTTTGATTCAGTATGACGAACCACAGAGGATCAAGGACAAGCTGAAAGAGAAGAAGCAATAA